In the Sus scrofa isolate TJ Tabasco breed Duroc chromosome 6, Sscrofa11.1, whole genome shotgun sequence genome, one interval contains:
- the ZFP36 gene encoding tristetraprolin gives MDLTAIYESLLSLSPDLPSSDHGETESSPGWATAGLWSLNSSDSSPAGVAARLPGRSTSLVEGRSCGWVPPPPGFAPLAPRPGPELSPSPTSPTSTPTTSSRYKTELCRTFSESGRCRYGAKCQFAHGLGELRQASRHPKYKTELCHKFYLQGRCPYGSRCHFIHNPSEDLAAPGHPHVLRQSISFSGLPSGRRTSPPPPGLAGPSLSSCSFSPSSSPPPPPGDLPLSPSAFSAAPGTPVARRDPTPACCPSCRRATPSSIWGPLGGLPRSPSAHSLGSDPDEYASSGSSLGGSDSPVFDAGVLGPPQPTAVPRRLPIFNRISVSE, from the exons ATGGATCTCACCGCCATCTACGAG AGCCTCCTGTCGCTGAGCCCTGACCTGCCATCCTCCGACCACGGAGAGACTGAGTCCAGCCCGGGCTGGGCCACCGCGGGACTGTGGAGCCTCAACTCATCCGATTCCAGCCCGGCTGGGGTCGCTGCCCGCCTACCTGGTCGCTCCACCAGCTTGGTGgaaggtcgcagctgcggctgggtgcccccacccccaggctttgCACCCTTGGCTCCCCGCCCAGGCCCTGAACTGTCGCCCTCACCCACCTCGCCAACTTCgacccccaccacctcctcccgCTACAAGACTGAGTTATGTCGGACTTTCTCAGAGAGCGGGCGCTGCCGCTATGGGGCCAAGTGCCAGTTTGCCCATGGCCTGGGCGAGCTGCGCCAGGCCAGCCGCCACCCCAAGTACAAGACGGAACTCTGCCACAAGTTCTACCTCCAGGGCCGCTGCCCCTACGGCTCTCGCTGCCACTTCATCCACAACCCCAGCGAAGACCTGGCTGCCCCCGGTCACCCGCATGTGCTGCGCCAGAGTATCAGCTTCTCAGGCCTGCCCTCCGGTCGCCGAACCTCGCCACCACCACCCGGCCTAGCAGGCCCTTCCCTGTCCTCATGCTCCTTCTCGCCCTCcagctccccaccaccaccacctgggGACCTTCCACTTTCACCTTCTGCCTTCTCTGCTGCCCCTGGGACCCCTGTGGCCCGAAGGGACCCCACCCCGGCCTGTTGCCCGTCCTGCCGAAGGGCCACTCCCAGCAGCATCTGGGGGCCCTTGGGTGGCCTGCCTCGGAGCCCCTCTGCACACTCCCTGGGATCTGATCCTGACGAATAtgccagcagtggcagcagcctgGGGGGATCCGATTCACCTGTCTTCGATGCCGGGGTTTTGGGGCCACCCCAGCCAACTGCAGTTCCCCGAAGACTCCCCATCTTCAATCGTATTTCTGTTTCTGAGTGA
- the PLEKHG2 gene encoding LOW QUALITY PROTEIN: pleckstrin homology domain-containing family G member 2 (The sequence of the model RefSeq protein was modified relative to this genomic sequence to represent the inferred CDS: deleted 4 bases in 2 codons), whose protein sequence is MPEGARGLGLSKPSPRLGRRGEECDCAAVCETRTAPAPPAMASPRGSGSSTSLSTVGSEGDPAPGPAPACPASRPEPLPGPPIRLHLSPVGNPSSAKPSRLERVAREIVETERAYVRDLRSIVEDYLGPLLDGGVLGLSAEQVGTLFANIEDIYEFSSELLEDLEGSSSAGGIAECFVQRSEDFDIYTLYCMNYPSSLALLRELSLSPPAAVWLQERQAQLQHSLPLQSFLLKPVQRILKYHLLLQELGKHWAEGPDAGGREMVEEAIVSMTAVAWYINDMKRKQEHAARLQEVQRRLGGWTGPELSAFGELVLEGAFRGGGGGGPRLRGGERLLFLFSRMLLVAKRRGPEYTYKGHIFCCNLSVSESPRDPLGFKVSDLTIPKHRHLLQAKNQEEKRLWIHCLQRLFFENHPASIPAKAKQVLLENSLHCAPKSKPIPEPLTPPLGSPRPRDARSFTPGRRNTAPSPGPAATRRGRRQSEPLKDPYVMFPQDAKPRLKHAGSEGELYPHLEPQPPVPASGPPEDLEDGGPGPPTLDPSGTSITEEILELLNQRGLRDPGPPHHDIPKFPGDSQGPSDGDTLAFQALPSRDSSEEEEEEELDTDEREPSPLHVLEGLESSSAAEIPDIPSLSKNPDVPNLPEISSLSEIPPIPHLPSLSDISGVFEVPGLPAMASVPDIPGLPSTPGLPCDSWLQGALQEPGEAPASRRELFPASSSGKRGEPSAERKAGPEEGEGVSFPDFQPRDVPSDHGFAEELEFRSCSEIRSAWQALEQGQLARPGFPEPLLILEDSDLGGGSGSGKAGAPTSERSASRVRELARLYSERIQQMQRAETRASANAPRRRPRALAKPQLLPCPPHEQAEPGPLPAFGHVLVCELAFPLTCAQESVPLSPAAQVQAATPLTKQGGCLDGRDLKDSSLPEQDHPGTRVPAAPPLPEQGRLWNIPIPAATPLPKQEVPSDGPPPAITALSDQEVHLETHVPAATPLTEYRGQVDSQVPTSPALPKQESCSDVMVLATTPMPKGEGHLDSQSPTNTTLTQQGGSRDDPVPATACGQAVDPQVPADTPLPLNDLPDTQILGTSPLPAHGGHEDCQMPAEAVFSVPQDLPGFQVPAATPLPQPQGLTDTGVHTLSPLPQQGGLSDVQGPAAVPLLQEPRLTDLQVQKLTPLWEQKNLANSHVSAAAPLPEQGSLQDVQGPFPSPVQTTVVCCKPGGHSIPRVASSESSDLTPPHSPPPPTRQLLGPSAAALSRYLAASYISQSLARRQGPGGEAPPASRGPWSSSAPTSRAPSPPPQPQPPPPPARRLSYATTVNIHVGGGGRLRPAKAQVRLNHPALLAPPQESVGLRRAQGAPDAPFHM, encoded by the exons ATGCCTGAGGGAGCCCGTGGACTGGGCTTGTCCAAACCCAGCCCTCGCCTCGGCCGCAGAGGTGAAGAGTGTGACTGTGCAGCCGTGTGTGAGACTCGGACAG CCCCTGCACCCCCCGCCATGGCCTCACCCCGAGGTTCTGGGAGCTCCACGTCCCTGAGCACGGTGGGCTCCGAGGGAGACCCGGCCCCAGGGCCTGCCCCAGCCTGCCCCGCCTCCAGGCCAGAGCCCCTTCCAGGGCCCCCCATCCGCCTGCATCTGTCACCTGTGGGGAACCCCAGTTCGGCAAAACCCTCGCGGCTGGAGCGTGTGGCCCGTGAGATCGTGGAGACAGAGCGGGCCTATGTCCGGGACCTCCGCAGCATCGTGGAG GACTACCTGGGCCCTCTGCTGGATGGCGGGGTCTTGGGGCTGAGTGCGGAGCAGGTGGGCACGCTGTTTGCCAACATCGAAGACATCTATGAGTTCAGCAG CGAGCTCCTGGAGGACCTGGAGGGCAGCAGCAGTGCCGGGGGCATTGCCGAATGCTTCGTGCAGAGG AGCGAGGATTTTGACATCTACACGTTGTACTGCATGAACTACCCAAG CTCCCTGGCCCTACTCCGGGAGCTGTCGCTGTCTCCGCCAGCGGCTGTGTGGCTGCAGGAGCGCCAGGCCCAGCTCCAGCACTCCCTGCCCCTGCAGAGCTTCCTGCTCAAACCCGTTCAGCGCATCCTCAAGTACCATCTGCTGCTGCAG GAGCTTGGCAAGCACTGGGCGGAGGGCCCAGATGCCGGGGGCCGGGAGATGGTGGAGGAGGCTATCGTGTCCATGACAGCGGTCGCCTGGTACATCAATGACATGAAACGCAAGCAGGAGCACGCTGCGCGCCTCCAG GAGGTGCAGCGGCGGCTGGGTGGCTGGACCGGCCCAGAGCTCAGTGCCTTTGGGGAGCTGGTGCTGGAGGGTGCATTCCGAGGTGGTGGAGGGGGCGGCCCCCGACTTCGAGGGGGTGAACGGCTGCTCTTTCTATTCTCACGGATGCTGCTTGTGGCCAAGCGCCGGGGGCCGGAATACACCTACAAGGGCCACATCTTT tGTTGCAACCTGAGCGTGAGTGAGAGCCCTCGAGACCCCCTGGGGTTCAAGGTGTCCGATCTGACCATCCCCAAGCACCGGCACCTGCTCCAG GccaaaaaccaagaagaaaagaggctGTGGATTCACTGTCTCCAGCGCCTCTTCTTCGAGAACcaccctgcctccatccctgccaAG GCAAAGCAAGTTCTTCTTGAAAACAGCTTGCACT GTGCTCCCAAAAGTAAGCCTATCCCAGAGCCCCTGACACCCCCACTTGGGTCTCCCCGACCTCGAGATGCTAGAAGTTTCACCCCTGGACGAAGGAACACAG CTCCATCACCAGGACCCGCTGCTACCCGACGCGGCCGCAGACAGTCTG AGCCTCTGAAGGACCCTTATGTCATGTTTCCACAGGATG CTAAGCCTAGACTCAAG CACGCTGGCAGTGAGGGGGAGCTCTACCCCCACTTAGAGCCTCAGCCACCAGTTCCAGCTTCCGGACCCCCGGAGGATCTGGAGGAC GGAGGACCCGGACCCCCAACGCTGGACCCCTCTGGGACCTCGATCACTGAAGAAATCCTGGAGCTGCTGAACCAACGAGGCCTCCGGGATCCGGGG CCACCCCACCACGACATCCCCAAGTTTCCCGGAGACTCCCAGGGGCCAAGCGACGGTGACACCCTCGCATTCCAAGCCCTGCCCAGCCGGGACTcttcagaagaggaggaggaagaagaactgGATACGGACGAACGGGAGCCTTCCCCACTCCACGTCTTAGAGGGCCTCGAAAGTTCCAGTGCGGCTGAAATTCCCGACATTCCCAGCCTTTCCAAAAATCCTGACGTACCCAACCTCCCTGAAATTTCTAGCCTTTCTGAAATTCCCCCAATTCCCCACCTTCCCAGTCTCTCAGACATCTCCGGTGTTTTTGAAGTGCCCGGCCTTCCAGCCATGGCGAGTGTCCCCGACATCCCTGGCCTTCCCAGCACCCCCGGCCTCCCCTGCGACTCCTGGCTCCAGGGAGCTCTGCAGGAGCCGGGTGAGGCTCCAGCCTCCAGGAGAGAACTGTTCCCTGCAAGCAGTTCTGGAAAACGGGGGGAGCCCTCCGCAGAAAGGAAGGCGgggccagaggagggggagggagtatcATTCCCAGATTTCCAGCCCCGGGATGTCCCCTCAGACCATGGATTCGCGGAGGAGCTGGAGTTCCGCTCGTGCTCAGAAATCCGGAGCGCCTGGCAGGCTCTGGAGCAGGGGCAGCTGGCCCGGCCAGGTTTCCCCGAGCCACTGCTGATCCTGGAAGATTCGGATCTGGGTGGAGGCAGCGGGAGCGGGAAGGCGGGAGCCCCGACATCGGAGAGGTCAGCGTCCCGAGTGCGAGAGTTGGCCCGGCTTTACAGTGAGCGGATCCAGCAGATGCAGCGGGCTGAGACCCGGGCATCGGCCAATGCCCCCCGCCGCCGGCCGCGGGCTCTGGCCAAGCCCCAGCTGTTGCCCTGCCCGCCGCATGAGCAGGCCGAGCCAG GGCCCCTTCCTGCCTTTGGACATGTGCTGGTATGTGAGCTGGCCTTCCCGCTGACCTGTGCCCAGGAATCTGTGCCCCTAAgccctgcagcccaggttcaagcTGCCACACCTTTGACTAAGCAGGGAGGCTGCCTGGATGGCCGGGATCTAAAGGATTCAAGTTTGCCTGAGCAAGACCACCCGGGCACCCGGGTTCCCGCGGCTCCGCCTCTGCCTGAGCAAGGCCGCCTTTGGAACATCCCGATTCCAGCCGCCACGCCTTTACCCAAGCAGGAAGTCCCCTCAGACGGCCCGCCTCCGGCTATTACAGCTTTGTCTGATCAAGAAGTCCACCTGGAAACTCACGTTCCGGCTGCCACTCCTTTGACTGAATATAGAGGCCAAGTGGACAGCCAGGTGCCGACCTCCCCAGCTTTGCCCAAGCAGGAAAGTTGTTCTGATGTCATGGTTTTAGCCACCACTCCTATGCCCAAGGGAGAAGGCCACTTGGACAGCCAGAGCCCAACCAACACCACATTAACTCAGCAAGGAGGTTCCAGGGACGATCCGGTCCCAGCCACTGCCTGTGGCCAAGCCGTTGATCCTCAGGTCCCAGCCGACACCCCACTGCCCCTCAAC GACCTCCCAGACACTCAGATTCTGGGTACCTCCCCTTTGCCTGCACACGGGGGCCACGAAGACTGTCAGATGCCAGCTGAGGCTGTGTTTTCCGTGCCCCAGGACCTCCCAGGTTTTCAGGTTCCAGCTGCCACACCTTTGCCCCAGCCCCAAGGCCTCACAGACACCGGGGTCCACACCCTCTCACCTTTGCCCCAGCAGGGAGGCCTCTCAGATGTCCAGGGTCCAGCTGCTGTGCCTCTGCTTCAGGAGCCACGCCTCACAGACCTGCAGGTTCAGAAACTGACACCTTTGTGGGAGCAGAAGAACCTCGCCAACAGCCACGTGTCAGCCGCTGCCCCTTTGCCTGAGCAGGGAAGCCTTCAGGATGTTCAGGGCCCGTTCCCCAGCCCAGTTCAGACCACCGTGGTTTGCTGCAAACCAGGAGGCCACTCAATCCCTCGTGTTGCCAGTTCAGAGTCTTCAGACTTGACCCCACCCcacagtcccccacccccaacccgtCAGCTCCTGGGCCCCAGTGCAGCTGCCCTCTCAAGATACCTGGCAGCCTCGTACATCAGCCAGAGTCTGGCCCGGCGGCAGGGGCCTGGAGGAGAGGCCCCCCCAGCCTCCCGGGGCCCTTggtcctcctctgcccccacatCACGGGCCCCTTCACcaccgccccagccccagcccccaccgcccccagccAGGAGGCTCAGCTACGCCACCACGGTCAACATCCACGTTGGGGGTGGCGGGCGGCTACGGCCAGCCAAGGCCCAGGTCAGGTTGAATCACCCTGCTCTCTTGGCACCCCCCCAGGAATCTGTGGGCCTTCGCAGAGCCCAGGGGGCTCCAGATGCCCCTTTCCACATGTGA